One region of Apus apus isolate bApuApu2 chromosome W, bApuApu2.pri.cur, whole genome shotgun sequence genomic DNA includes:
- the LOC127395188 gene encoding uncharacterized protein LOC127395188: MGQLPNGWSAQTCELYAFNQALLVLEDKEGTIYTDSRYAFGVVHTFGKIWEERGLVNSKGKELVHGELIQQVLQNLMLPEEVAIVHVNGHQKGNSPQARGNRLADEIAREAAMQSEVITMNCLIPEMPALKTTPIFEEKEAVKKLRATEQNGKWLLPDGREMLNKQTMGEILAVLHQGSHWGTQAMCDLVLQKYGCIGIYTIAKQICEGCMVCRKINKKVLKRQPTGRRALALRRFQSIQVDFTELPKIGRAKYLLVLADHLAGWVEAFPLNTATAATVARVILEQIIPRYGIVENIDSDQGSHFTSQVLQDLMNSLGKLNCLGLSVKDIGVSPYEMLFGLPYLGKGDGLPQFKTKDVFLKNCILGLWSSLSFLRHQGLLAQTPPLKSAVPRF, translated from the coding sequence ATGGGGCAGTTACCTAATGGATGGTCAGCCCAAACATGTGAGTTATATGCTTTCAACCAAGCACTACTGGTGCTAGAAGACAAGGAAGGAACAATTTACACTGATTCCAGATATGCCTTTGGAGTAGTGCATACCTTTGGGAAAAtctgggaggagagaggacTGGTAAACAGTAAAGGGAAGGAGTTGGTCCATGGAGAACTTATTCAGCAAGTGCTGCAGAATTTGATGCTGCCAGAAGAAGTAGCAATAGTGCATGTTAATGGGCATCAGAAAGGAAACTCCCCACAAGCTAGAGGGAACAggctggcagatgaaattgctCGAGAAGCAGCCATGCAATCAGAAGTAATAACAATGAATTGTCTCATTCCTGAGATGCCAGCTCTAAAGACAACTccaatttttgaagaaaaagaggcagtTAAGAAACTGCGGGCAACAgaacagaatggaaaatggTTACTCCCAGATGGTagagaaatgttaaataaacaaaccatgGGGGAAATATTAGCTGTTCTGCATCAAGGTAGCCATTGGGGAACACAAGCCATGTGTGACCTGGTGCTACAAAAATATGGATGCATTGGAATTTATACAATAGCTAAGCAGATTTGTGAAGGATGTATGGTTTGTAGAAAGATCAACAAAAAGGTGCTAAAAAGGCAACCAACAGGGAGGCGAGCTCTAGCTTTAAGACGTTTTCAGAGTATCCAAGTTGATTTTACTGAATTACCAAAGATAGGCAGAGCTAAATATTTACTGGTTCTAGCAGATCATCTAGCAGGGTGGGTAGAAGCATTTCCCCTCAATACTGCTACTGCAGCAACAGTGGCAAGGGTAATCCTGGAACAGATTATTCCCAGATATGGGATAGTGGAAAACATTGATTCAGATCAAGGAAGTCACTTTACCTCCCAAGTGTTGCAAGATTTAATGAACAGCCTGGGTAAACTAAATTGCCTTGGACTGAGTGTCAAAGACATAGGGGTGTCACcttatgaaatgctgtttggaCTACCATATTTAGGCAAAGGTGATGGACTTCCACAATTCAAAactaaagatgtttttctgaagaactgtatACTCGGGTTGTGGTCTTCTTTGTCCTTCCTTAGGCACCAAGGGCTCTTGGCGCAGACTCCACCCTTGAAATCTGCAGTGCCTCGATTTTAG